The DNA region TACCAGCCTCAGGGAGAAGccctggggcagggaggaagCACCCACCCACCCGCCTCTTGCAGGTCATCAATATTTACCCTCCCACAGCTCAGCTTCCCTTCCACAGACAGGACAGATGATGCCCGCGTGGCCATGGCCCAGGCAGCGGGTAAGGACAGGGTTCCTAGGCATTCCCCCTATTTCCCCTCTAGAGGACCATGAGATGCTGTGGTCCCACCCCTGCCTGTGGCCTGGCTGGATGCAGGATAGGCAGCGGAACTCACGGTTGCCATAGCCCACAAGCAACACCGCATGGTCGATGAGCCAAGGGCTGCAGAGGGGCCGGAGAGGGCGGGAGATCCCATGGCGGTAAAACTAGAGGTGGAGAAGGAGTAGGGGATCAACTCCAAGATGAGGTCAGGGGAGGTCAACAAAAGATGGGGCAGGGGCAGTGGGACTAGGGCCTCACCTGCATGCCAAAGGCATTGATGGCCACGGAGATTGGGCCTCTCTTGGCCAGCCAGGCCGCCAGCTCTGAGATGGGAAGGGGTGGCATCAGTGGGCACCCAGGCCCTGGCCCCACCTTGCCTCAACCTCACCCCGCCCCTCACTCACTCTGCTCATTCTGGCTCAGCTCCACGGAGTCATTGATGTAGACCTTGGCCTTCTCTGCTGAGAAGCTGCAGGTCTGCATGTGGCCCCGGTAGCTGTAGTCATCCTCTGTCTCCAGCCCTCCTGGGGAACGGTATGGGTGAGTACAGAAGGGCAGGCTCCCATTTGCCATTCACAGCCAGAAGCGGACTAAGCCCCCTACATGAGGTTTCACATTCCTTGTCCACCCCAGGCCACAGGCCATCCCCTGTGAGGAATGTCTTCATTCTAGAAATGACACATCTGAGGCTgggagagatggggaggagggaCCAGCAGCCAGCAAGAAAAGTGGCAGAGACAGAACTCAGCTCCAACTTCTGACTCCTCACCAAGGGCTCGTCCCAGcagtctttcacccaggctggagcctaGTGGCCCAaacatgcctcactgcagcctcaacctcctgggctcaagcgatcctcctgcctcagcctcccaagtagctgagactatagatgcaagccaccatggctggctaatgtctttaattttttgtagagatggggtcatgctatgttgcccaacctggtcctgaacttctggtcttaagtgatcttcccacgttggcctcccaaagtgttggaattacatgcatgagccaccacacctggctgggtcaGCATTAAGACTTCAACTTAGTTCTGTGTGACTCTCACGCTCACGTCTCCCCCCATCATAAAGTAACTTCTTGCAGAGAGAGAAGTAGCTCCAGTTGCCCCTCCTGACCCCGTTAATGCATACCCAAATTCTTTATGGCCGAGTAGGCGTTGGAGGGCAAGCCGCCCATGCAGGCCTTGTCCATTTTGTCACAGTCCAAGAGCTCTAGGAGACAGAAGGCTGGTCCCAAGAAGCCCTCCTGAAGGGCTAGGCTGGGGACAGAGGGGTAGAGCGAGATGCTCACCCTGTTCAGAGAGGGAGAGTAGGGTCCCCTGGTTCAGAAACCACTGGCCCTCCACGTTGCCTGTGACTGAGAAGGCCCAGCAGGAGCCACACATGCCCTACAAGAGATGGGTGGAGTCAGAGCTGGATCCCTTCACCAGCCCCAGTGCAGTGCCCATGTCCCACCCTCACTTCCAGGGGTCCAACCTGGTCCTTGACTTTTGTGACAGCCCCCTTACTCCTCCAGTCCCATTCAGGTGGGGCGAAGTCACCCACAGACTTGACTGGCTTCATCTTGTTGCCAGGCTCTTCTCTCAGGAGGGGATTCAGGTAGATAGTGCGGAACTCCTCCTCTGCAGGCAAAGGTGGGCAGGGCATGGGGAGAAAAGTGTTCTAAGCCAGACCTGACCAGAGGCCTTGCAAGCAAGGTCCTATCTCTTCCTGGCTCCATGAGGACTCTGGCCACTATCCCTACCTGTGAGATCACTGAACTTGGTGACTCCATACTGAGCTGTGCCACGGTCCAAGGCCTGGATCTTCTGTGCTCGCACCATGTTATTGACAAAGACGGACAGGCGCCACCGGGCTTCTGAGGACCAAGGAGCAGAAAAGGAGGGGCTTGACCCCAGGCAGATAAAAGGAGGGGCAACTGGGGCTAGTAGGCAGGGGTTTCCCCGCGGAGCAGGTAGGGGTGGGGGCCACACATGCAAGTGATGGGTGGGAGGTGTGATCAACTTTTGGGGCCAAACTGAAGTGATGACTTCCCAGGTGCAAAAGCAGTAAATGGGGTCTAAAGGACACCACCCACAAGAGGTGGTGGGGAAAGGCCATGTTGTCAAGGACTCTCCAGCACAAAAAATCCGGCCTCTGCCCCATCCCACCCTGCCCAGAGTGATGGAGAcgcatggctttttttttttttttttttttttgagaccgagttttcactcatcacccatgctagagtgtaatggcgcaatcttggctcactgcaacctccgcctcctgggttcaagcgattttcctgcctcagcctcccgagtagctggtatacaggcgtgcgccaccacgcccagctaatttttgtacttttttttttggtagagatggggtttcaccatgttggccaggctggtcttgaactccagacctcaggtgatttgcccgcctcggcctcccaaagtactgcaattacagacatgagccaccgcacctggccaaaacccATGGCTTCTGAGCGGGAAGATAAGGTGGGAGAAGGGACCAGGTACTCAGGGTGGCTGCCCAGTCTGGGAAGGCTTAGGGAGAACTCAGGAATTACGGGGTCCTTGAACAGGTGCACTACCTCTTGTCTTTCTCCTCCCCCACACCAAGGTGCCAAGTTGGGGGGAAAGTCCTGTTCTGATAGGAACAGGTACAGCCAAGGCTGGGTCCTCACCTTCCTTTGACTCATATGTCCGGTTATACGTAATGACAAAGTTCTTGAAGATTGAAGCCATCTTCACAGGCAAGTCCTGGGTAGGTAGACCAGTCTTTAGGCTGACCAGGGAAACCCACtccagagggaagggaggagaagggcgATGAGGCAGTGGCTGGCTCCCCAAGCTATGGGCTCCTCACCTGGGGCAGGGGATCCTCATTCAACAGGGAAAGGACTGAGCTGAAAGTCTCATTTCTGCTGTCTGGATGGGGTTGGGACAGAGAAGAAATCATGGCTGAGCCCTGAGTGAAGGCTGACTTGGGCTCCCCAGCAGCCTTGGGCTCTCCCAGCACCTGGAACCTTGGTGTCCACCGGGTCACAGTCCTTCCGCAGCAGCACGTGTTTTCCAAGTTCATCCAGAACTTCGAAGCTGCAGAgctggagggagaggaagaagctgCTCTGGGGGCCTGGATCTGGATCTGGATCTGGGGAGCAAGATCTGGGCAAGATGGAGCTGGATGCTCCTCAGATGAGGGCCACCCCTAAGGCAATCACCCCATCACAGTGGACAGTGAGGCACGGCCTGCACCGGGACATCCTCCCCTTCAGAGCATCCTGGTTTCTGGCCCTCGGGGCCTGGGAAGTGGCTCGAGGTGGGGCATCAGCTGCCTCAGATTCCTGCGTCTTGACCTGACTCGTCATAATCTAACTGCTGCCTTACTCAGCCTGGGGGCGGGGAATCCCAAGAGCCTCATCACTCACCAGGGTTTTCTTGGACGCGGGGAGCCGGCACACCGTGGTGTCCTTGCAGGGTGGCTCCTCCAGGGTCGCCTCCAGGGAGTACAGCGAACCTTGGCCGGCCTGTAGACAGGGGCAGGTGAGGCGGGCACGGTCGGCCCTTCACGGCGCCCACGGCCCCGCCCATGCGGTGCTGCCCGTTCCCCACCACCAGAGATCGGTTTGTCCAGCGGGCAGGCCCCATCCCAAGGTTAGGTCAAAGTTCCTACTCTCGGACCCGGGCCTGGCGCCCTCGCCCCCGGCGCGTTCTCACCCGGCGGACGCGGCCGCGCACAAGGCCCAGTACGGCCCGCGTCCCCGCAGCCCGGCCGCGATTGAACATGTCCAGCGCAAAGCGGGCGGGCGCCAGCATCTCCGGGGACGGCGGCCCCCAGGCCTGAAAGCTGGCGGCTTGGGGCTGGGCGGGGGCGGCCACTGCGCCCAGGAGCAGCCCCAGCAACGACAGCAGCTGCAGCCAGGGCGCCATGGCGAGGGCAAAGCCGGCTGCCCGGACGCGCGGACCCAACAGACACGCCACCGACCAACCGGGTACAGACCCAACGGCAAGCCGGGCCTGAGTACTCCCTCCCGCGGGGCTACCGCGCGCCGACCAATGGGCGCTGGCTTGGGACGCCTGCGCGCTCTCTTGTTTACAGGAGGCACGTGGGGCGTGCGGGGTAGGGAGAGCGGGAGGCTGCCGGCCTGAGGCTAAAGCTAGTCAGTAACCTCTATCACGTGCGTGTTACAGGTTAGGCTTGTTATTTGATATGCCAGCTCCTTTTATTCGGAGTAGCAATCTCTGAAGTAGGTGCTATCCCCATCGTACAGTGGAGGAACCTAGGCTTGGAGAGATTAAATGGTGTGGCCGGGCTctgtgactcaggcctgtaaatcccagcactttggatcacctgaggtcaggagttggagaccagcctggaacacgtggtgaaaccccgtctctactaaaaacacaaaaattagctgggcgtggtggtgggcacctgtagtccccagctactcgggaggctgaggcaggagaatggtatgaacccggaaggcggggcttgcagtgagccgcgatcgtgccactgcactccaacctggccaacagcgagacaccgtctcaaaaacaaacaaacaaaaaagaaaagatggagatccaccagcctgaccaacatactaaaccccatctctattcaataatacaaaaattagctgggtgtggtggcaggcacttgtaatcccagctactcaggaggctgaggcgggagaatcacttgaaacctcgaggcggaggttgcagtgagccaagttcgcaccactgcactccagcctgggcgacagagcaagactccatctcataaataaataaataagatggagACACAGCTGGGCatggaatcacttgaggtcaggagttcgagatcagcctggccaacagggtgaaaccttgtctctactaaaaatacaaaattagcggggcgcggtggctcacgcctgtaattccagcactttgggaggcggaggcgggcagatcacgaggtcaggagttggaaaccatcctggctaacacggtgaaaccctgtctctactaaaaaatacaaaaaattagccgggcatggtggtgggcgcctgtagtcccagctactctggagactgaggcaggcgaatggcgtgaacccgagaggcggagcttgcagtgagccgagatcacagtactgtactccagcctgggcggcagagcaagactccgtctcaaaaaaaaaaaaaaaaaaaaaaaaaaaaatggagacccactagcctgaccaacatactgaaaccccatctctattcaaaatacaaacatTCGCTGGGTGTTGGCccagagcggtggctcacgcctgtaatccctgcactttgggaggctggggcaggtggatcacgaagtcaggagatcgagaccatcctggctaacacggtgaaaccctgtctctactaaaaatacaaaaaagtagccaggcgtggtggcgggtgcctgtagtcccagctactctgcagactgaggcaggaggatcactagagcctgtgaggtcgaggctgcagtaagccatgattgcaccgctgagctccagcctgggagatagagtgagatcctgtaaaaaaaaaaaaaaaaaaaaaaaaaaaaaaagaaccaaccaacaacaacaacaaaaaaaactattaccCACAAAataagtggcttaaaacaatgcatggccaggcacggtggctcatgcctgtaatcccagcactttgggaggccaaggtaggtggattgcttgagctcatgagttcaagaccagcctgggcaacagtgaaaccccatctctacaaaaaaatgcaaaaattagccaggtgtggtggtatgtgcctgtggccccagctactcaggaggctgaggtaggaggatggctcaagcccaggagacagagcttgcagtgagctgagattgagatcgaaccactgtactccagcctggcggacagagccagaccttgcctcaaaaaaaaaaaaaaaatttcttacatCTGTCTCAGTGGGTCAGGAGTCGGCTTACTTGGGTCCTCTGCAGGGCAGCACTCAGAGCTGGCCAGGCCTGCAGTCTCCTCTGAGGCTCAGGTGGGGAAAGAGTATGTGTAGCATTCAGCCCCTGTGGCTACCAGACTGTGGTCCTCAGTCATTTGCAAGCAAGGCTGCCCTCAGTTCCTTGACACGTGAGCCCCCCAGCAAGGACACTTGCTTGCTGAAAgccagaaagggagagagaggctaccacaatcttttctctttttttttttttttttcgagatggagtcttcctctgtctcccaggctggagtaaaatggtgtgatctccactaacggcagcctccacctcccgggttcaagcgattctcctgcctcagcctcccaagtagctgggagtataggcacattccaccacgcctggctaattttttgtatgtttagtagagatggggtttcaccatgctggccaggctggtctcaaacttctgacctcgtgatccgcccacctcaatctcccaaaatgctgggattacaggcatgagccaccgcgcctggccccacaATCTTATATAACATAATCACATCCACGTAATCACATAGATCCACCACCTCTGTTCTATCCTATTGGTTAGATGCAAGTCACATCCCACCCACACTTAAGGAGAGGGAATTACACCAGGGTGTGAATATTAGGAGGTGCGAATCACAGCAGCTGTCTTAGTGCCTGTCTACCACAGGCATTCCCCAGAAGAGTACCTAGTACACACAAATATTAACAGCAGCAATAATAATGGCTAATGTTTTATGTGCACTCACTACCTGTGAGGCACTCAGAGTCCTCGGCATGTGTGTTATCAGCTCATGTAACCCCATACAGCCCTGTGAGATAGTTGTGATGCACGtgaggaaataaaagcaaaaggagATTCAGTAATTTGTCCAGAAATTGGTGAATGCTGGAAGTAGAGTTTGaatccagttctttttttttttttttttttttttttttttgagacaggctctcactctgttgccccggctagagtccagtggcaccatctcagctcactgtagcctccacctcccaggtttaagtgattctcctgcctcagcctcctgagtagccaggattacaggcatgtgccaccatactcagctaatttttgtatttttagtagagacggggtttcacaatattggctaggctgttcttgaattcctgacctcaagtgatcctcccgtcttggcctcccaaagttttgggattacaggcatgagccagcgcccCTGGCTAACTTAGATGAATATCCAGTTATAAGACCTATAAAGACTCGCTTCTCAAACTGGCCTCTACAGACCCCTGAGTGCATGGAAGCGTGCCATTGAAAGCCAGAGGACAGACAGGGCACTGTTTCTCCAAGTACACCCAATGGACTGAATAAATCAGTCACCCAGTCACCAGGGAGTAGTTGACAATGCATAATCTACACATCTGTTTCGGTAGGCCTAGATCAGGAGCTTAGAATATGCTGGGGAAGCTTAGGAACACCTGTTTGAAAAGTCTGCAGCAGGCTgtagtggtggctcatacctgcaatcccagcactttgggaggctgaggtgagtggatcacttgaggtcaggagtttaagataaGCTTGGCCAACAtcgcaaaaccccgtctctactaaaaatacaaaaattagctggtgtggtggtaggcacctgtaatcccagctactcggaagtctaaggcgggagaatcacttgaacccaggaggcagaggttgcagtggccaagactgtgtcactgcactccagcctgggagaccgagcaagactttgtcccaaaaagaaaaaaaaaagaaaaaaacaaagttgccaggcatggcggtgggtgcctctagtcccagctacttgggagactgaggcaggaggattgcttgagcccacaagtccAACCTAAGCAACACAGAGAAATCTGCATCTctgttaaataaaacatttaaaaagaaggtaaaatCACAGCCTTTGGAGTCAGACTGACCAGCCTGGGTTGTAACTATGGTTCTGCCTCTTCGAATTGACTATGTGACCATGAGCAAGTTACTTTGTTTTTGGAacctttttgtagaaataggaaGAGCACCTGGCCTGATCAGGCtcttctgatctttttttttttttttttttttttgagacggagtctcactctgtcacccaggctggagtgcagtggccggatctcagctcactgcaagctccgcctcccgggtttacgccattctcctgcctcagcctcccgagtagctgggactacaggtgaccgccacctcgcccggctagttttttgtattttttagtagagagggggtttcaccgtgttagccaggatggtctcgatctcctgacctcgtgatccgcccgtctcgacctcccaaagtgctgggattacaggcttgagccaccgcgcccggccgggggtCTGGTTTCTGAGGGTGCCGGCGGAGCAACTGGAGTCGGTGGTCCACGGCGGTCATGACTTTCGACACACGGTGGCGCTGTTGAGGCTCGGTCCTGTGCATTCCAAGAGCCCTGGAAGAAGTTGCAGAGTTCTCACCTCCCacgcagccactgcactccgagGCACAACCAGTGAGTCAGGGAGGCAGGGCCAGAAAGGAGTTTGGCATCACTGGATAAAAATCAGCCTTAATTTACATCCCCTACGTGCCGCTAAATGTTAAAATGGAGAGATCTGGGCCCTAGGCTTCACACCACCTACATAGCATCAACGCCTGGATGTCAAACTTAGCCAGAGCTGCGTATTGTTTTCATCCTCACCCGTCCTCAGGAATCTCCCATCCCAGCATATGGCATCACTATTCCCCCAGCTCTTCAGTTCAGAGAACTGGAAGTGTCATTGATTCTTCCCTTGCCTTCATGCCGCACGTCTAGCCCATCTCCAAGTGCCGTGGAATCTGTCCACTTCTCCCCATTCCCACAGCCGCTCCTTATGACCAAGCCCTCACCATTGCTTGCCTGACTGAATCCACTCCTGCCTCCAATAAGCTCCTCTGCAGGCCACAGCTGGAGGGACCTCCTTAAACATAAAccgtccgggcacagtggctcacgcctgtaatcccagcactttgggaggtcgaggcaggtggatcacctgaggtcaggagttcaagaccagcctggccaacatggtgaaacccgatccctacgaaaaatacaaaaattaactgggcatggtggtgcacacctgtaatcccaactactggggaggctgaggcaggagaattgcttgaacccaggaagcagaggttgtagtgaggggAGATcctgccactccactccagcctgaacaacagagcaaaattctgactcaaaaacaacaacaacaacaactgccaggcgtgatgactcatgcctgaaatcccagcactttgggaggccgaggcaggcagatcatgaggtcaggagtttgagaccagcctggccaacatagtgaaacctttctctattaaaaatacaaaaaattggccggatgtggtggctcaagcctctaatcccagcactttgggaagctgggatgggcggatcacgaggtcaggagatcgagaccatcctggtgaatacggtgaaaccccgtctctactaaaaaaatacaaaaaactagccaggcgaggtggcgggtgcctgtagtcccagctactcgggaggctgaggcaggagaatggcgtaaacccgggaggcagagcttgcagtgagctgagatccggccactgcactccagcctgggcaacagagcgagactctgtctcaaaaaaaaaaaaaaaaaaatacaaaaaattagctgggcttggtggtgggcgcctgtaatcctggctacttgggaggctgaggcaggagaattgcttgaagccgggagacagaagttgcagtgagctgaaatcatgccactgcactccaggctgggcgacagagcaagactccatctcaaaaataaaaataatagccgggtgcggtg from Rhinopithecus roxellana isolate Shanxi Qingling chromosome 15, ASM756505v1, whole genome shotgun sequence includes:
- the CTSF gene encoding LOW QUALITY PROTEIN: cathepsin F (The sequence of the model RefSeq protein was modified relative to this genomic sequence to represent the inferred CDS: deleted 1 base in 1 codon), whose translation is MAPWLQLLSLLGLLLGAVAAPAQPQAASFQAWGPPSPEMLAPARFALDMFNRGRAAGTRAVLGLVRGRVRRAGQGSLYSLEATLEEPPCKDTTVCRLPASKKTLLCSFEVLDELGKHVLLRKDCDPVDTKVPGAGRAQGAGEPKSAFTQGSAMISSLSQPHPDSRNETFSSVLSLLNEDPLPQDLPVKMASIFKNFVITYNRTYESKEEARWRLSVFVNNMVRAQKIQALDRGTAQYGVTKFSDLTEEEFRTIYLNPLLREEPGNKMKPVKSVGDFAPPEWDWRSKGAVTKVKDQGMCGSCWAFSVTGNVEGQWFLNQGTLLSLSEQELLDCDKMDKACMGGLPSNAYSAIKNLGGLETEDDYSYRGHMQTCSFSAEKAKVYINDSVELSQNEQKLAAWLAKRGPISVAINAFGMQFYRHGISRPLRPLCSPWLIDHAVLLVGYGNRSDIPFWAIKNSWGTDWGEKGYYYLHRGSGACGVNTMASSAVVD